A window of the Vanessa cardui chromosome 27, ilVanCard2.1, whole genome shotgun sequence genome harbors these coding sequences:
- the LOC124540923 gene encoding uncharacterized protein LOC124540923 produces MSACKNTKPELIAIYRLEFYKKQNNWKLSPARKEKKSEKSSEKKKNLNVTYNLDQHDIAERSDPLNVAFVDSDSEKTAQTKLLSVSDQRNKELSQEWLEPVNIWPSTVPSEDTPKSSTIDKEKSLMWNINTDSNDNWVERINSTQKLKTCTRRRLEELQKAARSQEITSEQPNNEDGLEDDCREASWGRNVDSKWKTDCYQDLKADAGIVLDSGHTAQDIWTQAPETDVPDGLDYPDVINPEDWRPRLIDGAHWASERSCSWSVDSEGEFVRGAHAAPHSSETELALPAGLGTLDVSFSSLSRLSSSQLVVAARLHSRALRRLLVESEQRQKLRNMASMNSFSGGSFDEYPTRDIGPYDLGNRDDSCVNRHIFYNDVFLAGSYKNVCAEERGRGRGRLNETSLWR; encoded by the exons ATGTCTGCATGCAAAAATACAAAACCCGAGCTAATAGCCATATATCGTCttgagttttataaaaaacagaATAATTGGAAACTAAGCCCAGCTCGTAAAGAGAAGAAATCTGAAAAATCTTCAGAAAAGaa AAAAAACCTGAATGTGACCTATAATCTGGACCAACATGACATTGCTGAGCGATCAGATCCCCTCAATGTGGCCTTTGTTGATTCTGACTCtg aaaAAACCGCACAGACTAAATTATTGTCAGTTTCTGATCAAAGAAATAAGGAGCTTTCGCAGGAATGGCTCGAACCAGTTAATATTTGGCCAAGCACTGTGCCCTCGGAAGATACACCGAAATCTTCCACGATCGATAAGGAGAAAAGTTTAATGTGGAACATTAATACGGATAGTAATGATAATTGGGTAGAAAGAATAAATTCTACCCAAAAACTTAAGACTTGTACTCGGAGAAGATTAGAAGAGTTACAGAAAGCAGCAAGGTCACAAGAAATCACATCAGAACAGCCGAACAATGAAGATGGTTTGGAAGACGATTGCCGAGAGGCTTCGTGGGGTAGAAATGTTGACTCCAAATGGAAAACGGATTGCTATCAAGATTTGAAGGCAGATGCTGGAATTGTGTTAGATTCTGGACACACGGCTCAAGATATTTGGACGCAAg CACCAGAAACGGATGTTCCAGATGGGTTGGATTATCCTGATGTCATTAATCCAGAGGACTGGAGACCTCGATTAATCGACGGTGCGCATTGGGCATCAGAG cgcTCGTGCTCGTGGTCGGTGGACAGCGAGGGCGAGTTCGTGCGCGGGGCGCACGCCGCGCCGCACTCCTCCGAGACCGAGCTGGCGCTGCCCGCCG GGTTGGGCACACTGGACGTGAGCTTCTCGTCGCTGTCGCGGTTGTCGTCGTCGCAGCTGGTGGTCGCCGCTCGCCTGCACTCGCGCGCCCTGCGAAGGCTCCTCGTGGAGAGCGAGCAGAGGCAG aaatTAAGGAATATGGCGTCTATGAACAGCTTTTCCGGGGGCAGTTTCGATGAATACCCAACGAGGGACATCGGCCCTTACGACCTTGGGAATAGAGACGATAGCTGCGTAAATAGACATATATTCTATAACGATGTATTCCTAGCTGGTTCCTATAAGAATGTCTGCGCTGAGGAAAGGGGAAGAGGAAGGGGGAGGTTGAACGAAACCTCCCTATGGAGATAA